Proteins co-encoded in one Brassica rapa cultivar Chiifu-401-42 chromosome A02, CAAS_Brap_v3.01, whole genome shotgun sequence genomic window:
- the LOC103853675 gene encoding WUSCHEL-related homeobox 8 isoform X3 encodes MMHTEELVKGLIYNVRVAMLFSFNLYRSTLAKNSLSLYIYIYLSHNHHITNIIMSSSNKNWPSMFKSKPCNKHHHRDMETPSSMPYSNCNTPSPFSSDRVPDPKPRWNPKPEQIRILESIFNSGIVNPPREEIQRIRTRLQEYGQIGDANVFYWFQNRKSRAKHKLRVLKKNPKMLGCNPSKTRKEKIITPNDNPTDPCFGLVNHETGLFPGQNNELVITEPASFLYPDDNNPSLTQSGFGFGGFVVPVVAEERLELAGTSNGLNMNIPEIDFGGGENGYFPNSVPVTVPLTINQSQVSSGGGDIGDYVSPVRLTVFINDMPFDVAAGLFNVKEAFGNNAMLINSFGQPILTDEFGVTFQPLQNGAVYYLVSF; translated from the exons ATGATGCACACCGAAGAGTTGGTAAAGGGGCTTATATATAACGTGAGAGTAGCTATGTTATTCTCATTTAACCTATATAGATCAACCCTagctaagaactctctctctctatatatatatatatacctctcTCATAATCATCATATCACCAATATCATCATGTCCTCCTCAAACAAAAACTGGCCTAGCATGTTCAAATCCAAACCCTGCAACAAACATCATCATCGTGACATGGAGACTCCATCTAGCATGCCCTATTCTAATTGCAACACACCTTCTCCTTTTTCCTCAG ATCGTGTACCGGATCCTAAACCGAGATGGAATCCTAAACCGGAGCAGATTCGGATACTCGAATCAATATTCAATTCGGGTATTGTTAATCCACCTAGAGAAGAGATTCAAAGGATCCGAACTCGACTTCAGGAATACGGTCAGATCGGAGACGCAAATGTTTTTTACTGGTTTCAGAACCGGAAATCACGGGCAAAACATAAGCTACGTGTTCTtaaaaaaaaccctaaaatgCTCGGTTGTAACCCTAGCAAGACCAGGAAGGAAAAAATCATTACTCCTAATGATAATCCTACTGATCcttgttttggtttggttaacCATGAAACCGGTTTATTTCCGGGTCAAAACAATGAGTTGGTGATAACTGAACCGGCTAGTTTTTTATATCCGGATGATAATAATCCAAGCTTGACCCAATCAGGGTTTGGTTTTGGTGGTTTTGTTGTGCCGGTGGTAGCTGAGGAGAGGTTGGAGTTAGCCGGCACTAGTAACGGCCTTAATATGAATATTCCGGAGATCGACTTTGGCGGCGGTGAAAATGGTTATTTCCCTAATTCGGTTCCTGTTACTGTTCCATTAACCATCAATCAATCACAAG TATCATCCGGTGGTGGAGATATCGGAGATTATGTTTCTCCAGTGAGGTTGACGGTGTTCATCAACGACATGCCTTTCGATGTGGCGGCAGGACTATTCAACGTCAAAGAGGCTTTTGGAAACAACGCTATGTTGATAAACTCGTTTGGGCAGCCTATTCTCACAGACGAATTTGGAGTTACTTTTCAACCTCTCCAAAACGGTGCTGTTTATTATCTTGTAAGTTTTTAG
- the LOC103853675 gene encoding WUSCHEL-related homeobox 8 isoform X1 codes for MMHTEELVKGLIYNVRVAMLFSFNLYRSTLAKNSLSLYIYIYLSHNHHITNIIMSSSNKNWPSMFKSKPCNKHHHRDMETPSSMPYSNCNTPSPFSSDRVPDPKPRWNPKPEQIRILESIFNSGIVNPPREEIQRIRTRLQEYGQIGDANVFYWFQNRKSRAKHKLRVLKKNPKMLGCNPSKTRKEKIITPNDNPTDPCFGLVNHETGLFPGQNNELVITEPASFLYPDDNNPSLTQSGFGFGGFVVPVVAEERLELAGTSNGLNMNIPEIDFGGGENGYFPNSVPVTVPLTINQSQDSWGLFVHGEIIVSSGGGDIGDYVSPVRLTVFINDMPFDVAAGLFNVKEAFGNNAMLINSFGQPILTDEFGVTFQPLQNGAVYYLVSF; via the exons ATGATGCACACCGAAGAGTTGGTAAAGGGGCTTATATATAACGTGAGAGTAGCTATGTTATTCTCATTTAACCTATATAGATCAACCCTagctaagaactctctctctctatatatatatatatacctctcTCATAATCATCATATCACCAATATCATCATGTCCTCCTCAAACAAAAACTGGCCTAGCATGTTCAAATCCAAACCCTGCAACAAACATCATCATCGTGACATGGAGACTCCATCTAGCATGCCCTATTCTAATTGCAACACACCTTCTCCTTTTTCCTCAG ATCGTGTACCGGATCCTAAACCGAGATGGAATCCTAAACCGGAGCAGATTCGGATACTCGAATCAATATTCAATTCGGGTATTGTTAATCCACCTAGAGAAGAGATTCAAAGGATCCGAACTCGACTTCAGGAATACGGTCAGATCGGAGACGCAAATGTTTTTTACTGGTTTCAGAACCGGAAATCACGGGCAAAACATAAGCTACGTGTTCTtaaaaaaaaccctaaaatgCTCGGTTGTAACCCTAGCAAGACCAGGAAGGAAAAAATCATTACTCCTAATGATAATCCTACTGATCcttgttttggtttggttaacCATGAAACCGGTTTATTTCCGGGTCAAAACAATGAGTTGGTGATAACTGAACCGGCTAGTTTTTTATATCCGGATGATAATAATCCAAGCTTGACCCAATCAGGGTTTGGTTTTGGTGGTTTTGTTGTGCCGGTGGTAGCTGAGGAGAGGTTGGAGTTAGCCGGCACTAGTAACGGCCTTAATATGAATATTCCGGAGATCGACTTTGGCGGCGGTGAAAATGGTTATTTCCCTAATTCGGTTCCTGTTACTGTTCCATTAACCATCAATCAATCACAAG ACTCATGGGGTTTGTTTGTGCACGGGGAAATAATAGTATCATCCGGTGGTGGAGATATCGGAGATTATGTTTCTCCAGTGAGGTTGACGGTGTTCATCAACGACATGCCTTTCGATGTGGCGGCAGGACTATTCAACGTCAAAGAGGCTTTTGGAAACAACGCTATGTTGATAAACTCGTTTGGGCAGCCTATTCTCACAGACGAATTTGGAGTTACTTTTCAACCTCTCCAAAACGGTGCTGTTTATTATCTTGTAAGTTTTTAG
- the LOC103853675 gene encoding WUSCHEL-related homeobox 8 isoform X2: MMHTEELVKGLIYNVRVAMLFSFNLYRSTLAKNSLSLYIYIYLSHNHHITNIIMSSSNKNWPSMFKSKPCNKHHHRDMETPSSMPYSNCNTPSPFSSDRVPDPKPRWNPKPEQIRILESIFNSGIVNPPREEIQRIRTRLQEYGQIGDANVFYWFQNRKSRAKHKLRVLKKNPKMLGCNPSKTRKEKIITPNDNPTDPCFGLVNHETGLFPGQNNELVITEPASFLYPDDNNPSLTQSGFGFGGFVVPVVAEERLELAGTSNGLNMNIPEIDFGGGENGYFPNSVPVTVPLTINQSQDSWGLFVHGEIIVSSGGGDIGDYVSPVRLTVFINDMPFDVAAGLFNVKEAFGNNAMLINSFGQPILTDEFGVTFQPLQNGAVYYLL; this comes from the exons ATGATGCACACCGAAGAGTTGGTAAAGGGGCTTATATATAACGTGAGAGTAGCTATGTTATTCTCATTTAACCTATATAGATCAACCCTagctaagaactctctctctctatatatatatatatacctctcTCATAATCATCATATCACCAATATCATCATGTCCTCCTCAAACAAAAACTGGCCTAGCATGTTCAAATCCAAACCCTGCAACAAACATCATCATCGTGACATGGAGACTCCATCTAGCATGCCCTATTCTAATTGCAACACACCTTCTCCTTTTTCCTCAG ATCGTGTACCGGATCCTAAACCGAGATGGAATCCTAAACCGGAGCAGATTCGGATACTCGAATCAATATTCAATTCGGGTATTGTTAATCCACCTAGAGAAGAGATTCAAAGGATCCGAACTCGACTTCAGGAATACGGTCAGATCGGAGACGCAAATGTTTTTTACTGGTTTCAGAACCGGAAATCACGGGCAAAACATAAGCTACGTGTTCTtaaaaaaaaccctaaaatgCTCGGTTGTAACCCTAGCAAGACCAGGAAGGAAAAAATCATTACTCCTAATGATAATCCTACTGATCcttgttttggtttggttaacCATGAAACCGGTTTATTTCCGGGTCAAAACAATGAGTTGGTGATAACTGAACCGGCTAGTTTTTTATATCCGGATGATAATAATCCAAGCTTGACCCAATCAGGGTTTGGTTTTGGTGGTTTTGTTGTGCCGGTGGTAGCTGAGGAGAGGTTGGAGTTAGCCGGCACTAGTAACGGCCTTAATATGAATATTCCGGAGATCGACTTTGGCGGCGGTGAAAATGGTTATTTCCCTAATTCGGTTCCTGTTACTGTTCCATTAACCATCAATCAATCACAAG ACTCATGGGGTTTGTTTGTGCACGGGGAAATAATAGTATCATCCGGTGGTGGAGATATCGGAGATTATGTTTCTCCAGTGAGGTTGACGGTGTTCATCAACGACATGCCTTTCGATGTGGCGGCAGGACTATTCAACGTCAAAGAGGCTTTTGGAAACAACGCTATGTTGATAAACTCGTTTGGGCAGCCTATTCTCACAGACGAATTTGGAGTTACTTTTCAACCTCTCCAAAACGGTGCTGTTTATTATCTT CTTTAA